The Burkholderia lata genome contains a region encoding:
- the lpdA gene encoding dihydrolipoyl dehydrogenase has protein sequence MSLIEVKVPDIGDFSGVDVIEVNVKPGDVIEKEQTLITLESDKASMEVPSDVAGTVKEIKVKAGEKVSQGTVIAIVEAAAGAAAPAKAPEAAKPAAAAPAPAAAAPAPAPQAGSYAGAVDVECDMLVLGAGPGGYSAAFRAADLGMKTVLVERYSTLGGVCLNVGCIPSKALLHTSLVVEEAAALASHGITFGKPEVDLDKLRDFKGGVVKKLTTGLAGMAKARKVEVVTGVGAFVDPFHMEVQGENGKKVVKFKQAIIAAGSQAVKLPFMPEDPRVVDSTGALELRQLPKRMLVIGGGIIGLEMATVYSTLGAEIDVVEMMDGLMMGADRDLVKVWEKYNAKRFGNVMLKTKTVGAEAKEDGIYVKFEGEKAPAEAQRYDLVLVAVGRSPNGKKIGADKAGVAVTDRGFIDVDKQMRTNVPHIFAIGDVVGQPMLAHKAVHEGHVAAEAAHGEKAYFDALQIPSVAYTDPEVAWAGKTEDQCKAEGIKYGKAVFPWAASGRAIANGRDEGFTKLIFDEETHRVIGGAIVGLNAGDLISEVCLAVEMGADAEDIGKTIHPHPTLGESVGMAAELYEGVCTDLPPQRKK, from the coding sequence ATGAGTCTCATCGAAGTCAAGGTTCCGGATATCGGCGATTTCAGCGGCGTCGATGTCATCGAAGTCAACGTCAAACCCGGCGACGTGATCGAAAAAGAGCAAACGCTCATCACGCTCGAATCCGATAAAGCCTCCATGGAAGTGCCCAGCGACGTCGCCGGCACCGTCAAGGAAATCAAGGTCAAAGCCGGCGAGAAAGTCTCGCAAGGCACCGTCATCGCCATCGTCGAAGCAGCAGCAGGCGCCGCCGCACCCGCGAAAGCACCCGAAGCGGCCAAGCCCGCCGCAGCTGCACCCGCACCGGCCGCAGCCGCTCCGGCTCCCGCACCGCAAGCCGGCAGCTACGCTGGCGCCGTCGACGTCGAATGCGACATGCTCGTGCTCGGCGCCGGCCCCGGTGGCTACTCGGCCGCGTTCCGCGCTGCCGACCTCGGCATGAAGACCGTGCTCGTCGAACGCTATTCGACGCTCGGCGGCGTGTGCCTGAACGTCGGCTGCATCCCGTCGAAAGCACTGCTGCATACGTCGCTCGTCGTCGAAGAAGCCGCGGCGCTCGCGTCGCACGGCATCACGTTCGGCAAGCCGGAAGTCGATCTCGACAAGCTGCGCGACTTCAAGGGCGGCGTCGTCAAGAAGCTGACGACCGGCCTTGCCGGCATGGCGAAGGCACGCAAGGTCGAAGTGGTCACGGGCGTCGGCGCATTCGTCGATCCGTTCCACATGGAAGTGCAGGGCGAAAACGGCAAGAAGGTCGTGAAGTTCAAGCAGGCGATCATCGCTGCGGGCTCGCAGGCCGTGAAGCTGCCGTTCATGCCGGAAGACCCGCGCGTCGTCGATTCGACCGGCGCACTCGAACTGCGTCAACTGCCGAAACGCATGCTCGTGATCGGCGGCGGCATCATCGGCCTCGAAATGGCCACGGTGTACTCGACGCTCGGCGCCGAGATCGACGTCGTCGAAATGATGGACGGCCTGATGATGGGCGCGGACCGCGATCTCGTGAAGGTCTGGGAAAAGTACAACGCGAAGCGCTTCGGCAACGTGATGCTGAAGACCAAGACGGTCGGCGCGGAAGCGAAGGAAGACGGCATCTACGTGAAGTTCGAGGGCGAGAAGGCGCCGGCGGAAGCGCAGCGCTACGACCTCGTGCTCGTCGCGGTGGGCCGCAGCCCGAACGGCAAGAAGATCGGCGCCGACAAGGCTGGCGTTGCGGTCACGGATCGCGGCTTCATCGACGTCGACAAGCAGATGCGCACGAACGTCCCGCACATCTTCGCGATCGGCGACGTCGTCGGCCAGCCGATGCTCGCGCACAAGGCCGTGCATGAAGGCCACGTCGCAGCGGAAGCCGCGCACGGCGAGAAGGCGTACTTCGACGCCTTGCAGATCCCGTCGGTGGCGTACACCGATCCGGAAGTGGCCTGGGCCGGCAAGACGGAAGACCAGTGCAAGGCCGAAGGCATCAAGTACGGCAAGGCCGTGTTCCCGTGGGCCGCATCGGGCCGCGCGATCGCGAACGGTCGCGATGAAGGCTTCACGAAGCTGATCTTCGACGAGGAAACCCATCGCGTGATCGGTGGCGCAATCGTCGGCCTGAACGCAGGCGACCTGATCAGCGAAGTGTGCCTCGCCGTCGAGATGGGCGCGGACGCGGAAGACATCGGCAAGACGATCCATCCGCACCCGACGCTCGGCGAATCGGTCGGCATGGCCGCCGAGCTGTATGAAGGCGTCTGTACGGACCTGCCGCCGCAACGCAAGAAGTAA
- the aceE gene encoding pyruvate dehydrogenase (acetyl-transferring), homodimeric type, which yields MSAVPNEVMKYVAAERDDDPQETVEWLESLDGVISSVGTGRAHYLIEKQIEFARMHGEHLPFSANTPYINTIPVAAQAKIPGDQDLEHRIRSYTRWNALAMVLRAGKDTNVGGHIASFASAATLYDVGYNHFWHAASEQHGGDLVFVQGHSSPGVYSRAFLLGRLKEEQLDNFRQEVDGQGISSYPHPWLMPDFWQFPTVSMGLGPIMAIYQARFMKYLQARGITKTEGRKVWAFLGDGETDEPESLGAIGMASREKLDNLVFVINCNLQRLDGPVRGNGKIIQELESEFRGAGWNVIKVIWGSRWDALFARDKSGALMRRMMEAVDGEYQTYKSESGAFVREHFFNTPELKALVADWSDDDIWALNRGGHDPHKIYAAFHEATNTKGAPTVILAKTIKGYGMGESGQAMNITHQQKKLPVEQLKKFRDQFRLPITDEQIADVPYLKFEEGSKELEYMRQKRMDLGGYLPHRREKATSLPVPALDVFEPLLKGTGEGREISTTMSFVRILNILLKDKALGKRIVPIVPDESRTFGMEGLFRQIGIWNQEGQKYVPEDSDQLMFYKESETGQILQEGINEAGGMCDWIAAATSYSTHGEIMVPFYIFYSMFGFQRIGDLAWAAGDMRSRGFLLGGTAGRTTLNGEGLQHEDGHSLLWAASVPNCVSYDPTFGYELAVIVQDGLRRMVADQEDVYYYITVMNENYEHPAIPQGEHVAADIIKGMYAFKKADADKKAPRVQLLGAGTIFNEVIAAADLLKNDWGVAADLWSVPSFTELAREGHQVERWNLLHPTEERRLSHVQKCLKDTQGPVIASTDYVRALVDQIRGQIDRRFVVLGTDGFGRSDTREKLRHFFEVDRHWVTVAALNALADEGTIERKVVAEAIAKYNLDPSKPNPMTV from the coding sequence ATGTCCGCTGTACCGAACGAAGTGATGAAATATGTCGCCGCCGAACGTGACGACGACCCGCAAGAAACCGTCGAGTGGCTGGAGTCGCTCGATGGCGTGATCTCCTCCGTGGGCACCGGCCGTGCGCATTACCTGATCGAAAAGCAGATCGAGTTCGCCCGCATGCACGGCGAACACCTGCCGTTCTCCGCCAACACCCCGTACATCAACACGATCCCGGTCGCCGCGCAGGCGAAGATCCCGGGCGACCAGGACCTCGAGCACCGCATCCGTTCGTACACGCGCTGGAACGCGCTGGCGATGGTGCTGCGCGCAGGCAAGGACACGAACGTCGGCGGCCACATCGCCTCGTTCGCATCGGCCGCGACGCTCTATGACGTCGGCTACAACCACTTCTGGCACGCAGCGTCCGAGCAGCACGGCGGCGATCTCGTGTTCGTGCAGGGCCACTCGTCGCCGGGCGTGTACTCGCGCGCGTTCCTGCTCGGCCGCCTGAAGGAAGAGCAGCTCGACAACTTCCGCCAGGAAGTCGACGGCCAGGGCATTTCGTCGTACCCGCACCCGTGGCTGATGCCGGACTTCTGGCAGTTCCCGACCGTGTCGATGGGTCTCGGCCCGATCATGGCGATCTACCAGGCGCGCTTCATGAAGTACCTGCAGGCGCGCGGCATCACGAAGACCGAAGGCCGCAAGGTGTGGGCATTCCTCGGCGACGGCGAGACGGACGAGCCGGAATCGCTCGGCGCGATCGGGATGGCGAGCCGCGAGAAGCTCGACAACCTCGTGTTCGTGATCAACTGCAACCTGCAGCGTCTCGACGGCCCGGTGCGCGGCAACGGCAAGATCATCCAGGAACTCGAATCGGAGTTCCGCGGCGCCGGCTGGAACGTGATCAAGGTCATCTGGGGCAGCCGCTGGGATGCGCTGTTCGCACGCGACAAGTCGGGCGCGCTGATGCGCCGCATGATGGAAGCCGTCGACGGCGAATACCAGACGTACAAGTCGGAGTCGGGCGCATTCGTGCGCGAGCACTTCTTCAACACGCCTGAGCTGAAGGCACTCGTCGCCGACTGGTCGGACGACGACATCTGGGCGCTGAACCGCGGCGGCCACGATCCGCACAAGATCTACGCGGCGTTCCACGAAGCCACGAACACGAAGGGCGCGCCGACCGTCATCCTCGCGAAGACCATCAAGGGCTACGGGATGGGCGAGTCGGGCCAGGCGATGAACATCACGCACCAGCAGAAGAAGCTGCCGGTCGAGCAACTGAAGAAGTTCCGTGACCAGTTCCGCCTGCCGATCACCGACGAGCAGATCGCCGACGTGCCGTACCTGAAGTTCGAGGAAGGCTCGAAGGAACTCGAATACATGCGCCAGAAGCGCATGGACCTCGGCGGCTACCTGCCGCATCGCCGCGAGAAGGCGACGTCGCTGCCGGTGCCGGCGCTCGACGTGTTCGAGCCGCTGCTGAAGGGCACGGGCGAAGGCCGTGAGATCTCGACGACGATGTCGTTCGTGCGGATCCTGAACATCCTGCTGAAGGACAAGGCGCTGGGCAAGCGCATCGTGCCGATCGTCCCGGACGAATCGCGTACGTTCGGCATGGAAGGCCTGTTCCGCCAGATCGGTATCTGGAACCAGGAAGGCCAGAAGTACGTGCCGGAAGATTCCGACCAGCTGATGTTCTACAAGGAATCGGAAACCGGCCAGATCCTGCAGGAAGGCATCAACGAAGCGGGCGGCATGTGCGACTGGATCGCTGCGGCGACGTCGTACTCGACGCACGGCGAGATCATGGTGCCGTTCTACATCTTCTATTCGATGTTCGGCTTCCAGCGGATCGGCGACCTGGCATGGGCCGCGGGCGACATGCGTTCGCGCGGCTTCCTGCTCGGCGGTACCGCGGGCCGCACGACGCTGAACGGCGAAGGCCTGCAGCACGAAGACGGCCACTCGCTCCTGTGGGCGGCATCGGTGCCGAACTGCGTGAGCTACGACCCGACCTTCGGCTACGAACTCGCCGTGATCGTCCAGGACGGCCTGCGCCGCATGGTGGCGGACCAGGAAGACGTGTACTACTACATCACGGTGATGAACGAGAACTACGAGCACCCGGCGATTCCGCAGGGCGAGCACGTGGCGGCCGACATCATCAAGGGCATGTACGCGTTCAAGAAGGCCGACGCCGACAAGAAGGCGCCGCGCGTCCAGCTGCTCGGCGCGGGCACGATCTTCAACGAAGTGATCGCTGCCGCCGACCTGCTGAAGAACGACTGGGGCGTCGCTGCCGACCTGTGGAGCGTGCCGAGCTTCACCGAGCTCGCGCGTGAAGGCCACCAGGTCGAACGCTGGAACCTGCTCCATCCGACCGAAGAGCGTCGTCTGTCGCACGTGCAGAAGTGCCTGAAGGACACGCAGGGCCCGGTCATCGCATCGACCGACTACGTCCGCGCGCTGGTCGACCAGATCCGCGGCCAGATCGATCGCCGCTTCGTCGTGCTGGGCACGGACGGCTTCGGCCGCTCGGATACCCGCGAGAAGCTGCGTCACTTCTTCGAAGTCGACCGTCACTGGGTCACCGTCGCCGCGCTCAATGCGCTGGCCGACGAGGGCACGATCGAGCGCAAGGTGGTCGCGGAAGCGATCGCCAAGTACAACCTCGATCCGTCGAAGCCCAACCCGATGACCGTTTAA
- a CDS encoding phasin family protein: protein MSLLTPEQIAAAQKANLESLFGLTTKAFEGVEKLIELNLQVVKSTLAEGQENAQRLLSVKDAQELIALQASLSQPVAEKVLSYGRHLYEIASSTQAEFAKVAEAQFEEQNKKVQALVDNVAKNAPAGSETAVAALKSALNAANTTYETVQKATKQAVEIAETNFNAAAAVATKAATAAAARRTSKPTA, encoded by the coding sequence ATGTCCTTGCTGACCCCCGAGCAAATCGCCGCCGCCCAGAAAGCCAACCTCGAAAGCCTGTTCGGTCTGACGACCAAGGCGTTCGAAGGCGTCGAAAAGCTGATCGAACTCAACCTGCAGGTCGTGAAGTCGACGCTGGCCGAAGGCCAGGAAAACGCACAGCGCCTGCTGTCGGTGAAGGACGCACAGGAACTGATCGCGCTGCAAGCGAGCCTGTCGCAGCCGGTCGCGGAAAAGGTGCTGTCGTACGGCCGTCACCTGTATGAAATCGCATCGTCGACGCAAGCCGAGTTCGCGAAGGTTGCTGAAGCGCAATTCGAAGAGCAGAACAAGAAGGTCCAGGCACTCGTCGACAACGTCGCGAAGAACGCCCCGGCTGGTTCGGAAACGGCTGTCGCTGCACTGAAGTCGGCACTGAACGCTGCGAACACCACGTACGAAACGGTTCAGAAGGCAACGAAGCAAGCCGTCGAAATCGCTGAAACGAACTTCAACGCTGCTGCTGCCGTCGCAACGAAGGCTGCTACCGCCGCTGCTGCACGTCGTACGAGCAAGCCGACCGCGTAA
- a CDS encoding IclR family transcriptional regulator, with protein sequence MSQPTPDSKTSIQVIERMMRLLDALAAHSDPVSLKELAQRTELHPSTAHRILNDMVTCRLVDRSDPGTYRLGMRLLELGNLVKARLSVRDAALMPMRELHRLTGQTVNLSVRQGDEIVYIERAYSERSGMQVVRAIGGRAPLHLTSVGKLFLAADETSRVRAYATRTGLSGHTQNSITDIAKLERELTIVRQQSCARDNEELELGVRCIAAGIYDDSGKLVAGLSLSAPADRLQDAWLGQLSRTALTISESLGYRPAPTKDTDGLQRQA encoded by the coding sequence ATGAGCCAACCCACCCCGGATTCAAAAACGTCGATCCAGGTGATCGAACGCATGATGCGGTTGCTGGACGCGCTCGCCGCGCACAGTGACCCTGTCAGCCTGAAGGAGCTTGCGCAGCGGACGGAGCTGCACCCGTCGACCGCGCACCGCATCCTCAACGACATGGTGACCTGCCGTCTCGTCGACCGCTCCGATCCCGGCACGTACCGCCTCGGCATGCGGTTGCTGGAGCTCGGCAACCTCGTGAAGGCGCGCCTGTCGGTACGCGACGCGGCGCTGATGCCGATGCGCGAGCTGCACCGCCTCACCGGGCAGACCGTGAACCTGTCGGTGCGCCAGGGCGACGAGATCGTCTACATCGAGCGCGCGTATTCGGAGCGCTCCGGGATGCAGGTCGTCCGTGCGATCGGTGGCCGCGCGCCGCTGCACCTCACGTCGGTCGGCAAGCTGTTCCTCGCGGCCGACGAGACGTCGCGCGTGCGCGCCTATGCGACGCGCACGGGGCTGTCCGGCCATACGCAGAACAGCATCACCGACATCGCGAAGCTCGAACGCGAGCTGACGATCGTGCGCCAGCAATCGTGCGCACGCGACAACGAGGAGCTGGAGCTCGGCGTGCGCTGTATCGCGGCCGGCATCTACGACGATTCGGGCAAGCTCGTCGCGGGCCTGTCGCTGTCGGCGCCGGCCGATCGCCTCCAGGATGCGTGGCTCGGCCAGTTGAGCCGCACGGCCCTCACCATTTCGGAATCGCTCGGCTACCGGCCGGCGCCCACGAAGGATACGGACGGGCTGCAGCGGCAGGCGTAA
- the aceF gene encoding dihydrolipoyllysine-residue acetyltransferase gives MSQAIEVKVPDIGDYKDVPVIEIGVKVGDTVEPEQSLVTLESDKATMDVPSPVGGVVKEIKVKVGDSVSEGSLIILLEGGAAAQANGAAAPAAAPAPAAAPAPAAATPAAAPAATGGTLEVKVPDIGDYKDVPVIEIGVKVGDTVEKEQSLVTLESDKATMDVPSPAAGVVKEIKVKVGDSVSEGTLIVLLDAAGAAPAAAAPQASAPAPAAAAPAPAAAPAKAAAPAAAAPAPAAAPSGEYRASHASPSVRKFARELGVEVARVQGSGPKGRITKEDVTGFVKGVMTGQRTAPGAAAAPAGGGELNLLPWPKVDFSKFGPFEAKPLSRIKKISGANLHRNWVMIPHVTNNDEADITELEALRVQLNKEHEKAGVKFTMLAFVIKAVVAALKKFPTFNASLDGDNLVFKQYYHVGFAADTPNGLVVPVIRDADKKGLVDIAKEMAELSKAARDGKLKPDQMQGGCFSISSLGGIGGTNFTPIINAPEVAILGLSRGQMKPVWDGKQFVPRLTLPLSLSYDHRVIDGAEAARFNAYLGALLADFRRIIL, from the coding sequence ATGAGTCAAGCGATCGAAGTGAAGGTGCCGGATATCGGCGATTACAAGGACGTCCCGGTGATCGAGATCGGCGTGAAGGTCGGCGATACCGTCGAGCCGGAGCAGTCGCTCGTCACGCTCGAGTCGGACAAGGCGACGATGGACGTGCCGAGCCCGGTCGGCGGCGTCGTGAAGGAAATCAAGGTCAAGGTGGGCGATTCCGTGTCGGAAGGCTCGCTGATCATCCTGCTCGAAGGCGGCGCCGCGGCGCAGGCGAACGGCGCGGCAGCGCCCGCAGCTGCTCCGGCTCCGGCGGCAGCGCCGGCACCGGCTGCAGCAACCCCGGCGGCTGCCCCGGCAGCGACCGGTGGCACGCTCGAAGTGAAGGTCCCCGACATCGGCGATTACAAGGATGTGCCGGTGATCGAGATCGGCGTGAAGGTTGGCGACACGGTCGAGAAGGAGCAGTCGCTCGTCACGCTCGAGTCCGACAAGGCGACGATGGACGTGCCGAGCCCGGCCGCCGGCGTCGTGAAAGAGATCAAGGTCAAGGTGGGCGATTCGGTGTCGGAAGGCACGCTGATCGTGCTGCTCGACGCGGCAGGCGCAGCGCCGGCAGCAGCCGCACCGCAGGCGAGCGCACCGGCTCCGGCCGCTGCCGCACCGGCACCTGCCGCCGCGCCCGCGAAGGCCGCAGCACCGGCTGCTGCTGCGCCGGCTCCGGCCGCTGCGCCGTCGGGTGAATACCGCGCCAGCCACGCATCGCCGTCGGTGCGCAAGTTCGCGCGCGAACTCGGCGTCGAAGTCGCACGCGTGCAGGGTTCGGGTCCGAAGGGCCGCATTACGAAGGAAGACGTCACGGGCTTCGTGAAGGGCGTGATGACCGGCCAGCGCACAGCACCGGGCGCGGCAGCCGCGCCGGCAGGCGGCGGTGAGCTGAACCTGCTGCCGTGGCCGAAGGTCGACTTCTCGAAGTTCGGCCCGTTCGAGGCGAAGCCGCTGTCGCGCATCAAGAAGATCTCGGGCGCGAACCTGCATCGCAACTGGGTGATGATCCCGCACGTCACGAACAACGACGAAGCGGACATCACCGAGCTCGAAGCACTGCGCGTGCAGTTGAACAAGGAACACGAAAAGGCGGGCGTGAAGTTCACGATGCTCGCGTTCGTGATCAAGGCGGTCGTCGCTGCGCTGAAGAAGTTCCCGACCTTCAACGCGAGCCTCGACGGCGACAACCTGGTGTTCAAGCAGTACTACCACGTCGGTTTTGCTGCGGACACGCCGAACGGTCTCGTCGTGCCGGTGATCCGCGATGCGGACAAGAAGGGGCTCGTCGATATCGCGAAGGAAATGGCCGAGCTGTCGAAGGCCGCACGCGACGGCAAGCTGAAGCCGGACCAGATGCAAGGCGGCTGCTTCTCGATCTCGTCGCTCGGCGGGATCGGCGGCACGAACTTCACGCCGATCATCAACGCGCCGGAAGTGGCGATCCTCGGGTTGTCGCGCGGCCAGATGAAGCCGGTGTGGGACGGCAAGCAGTTCGTGCCGCGTCTGACGCTGCCGCTGTCGCTGTCGTATGACCATCGCGTGATCGATGGCGCGGAAGCCGCGCGGTTCAATGCGTATCTCGGCGCGTTGCTCGCGGATTTCCGTCGCATCATTCTTTGA
- a CDS encoding (Fe-S)-binding protein — protein MRVGLFVTCLVDLMRPEIGFSALKLIRDAGYEVIVPPAQTCCGQPAYNSGERALARDLAEKTLREFEQFDYVVAPSGSCGGMIRAHYGDLFRDDPELMGRYTRFQQKVYELTDFLANVAKVSLAPGEFTGPVTYHDSCSGLRELGVKAQPRALLAQRGIAVTEMKDCEHCCGFGGTFAVKYGDISAAIADEKCANVRAAGTGAVVLGDLGCMLNIEGRLRRTGDRDTRVLHVAQVLAGDV, from the coding sequence ATGCGAGTCGGTTTGTTCGTGACCTGCCTGGTCGATCTGATGCGCCCCGAAATCGGTTTTTCGGCGCTCAAGCTGATTCGCGACGCCGGCTACGAGGTGATCGTGCCGCCCGCGCAGACTTGCTGCGGCCAGCCGGCCTACAACTCGGGCGAGCGCGCGCTCGCACGCGATCTCGCGGAAAAGACGCTGCGCGAGTTCGAGCAGTTCGATTACGTCGTCGCGCCGTCGGGTTCGTGCGGCGGGATGATCCGTGCGCACTACGGCGACCTGTTCCGCGACGACCCCGAGCTGATGGGGCGCTACACGCGGTTCCAGCAGAAGGTCTACGAACTGACCGATTTCCTGGCGAACGTCGCGAAGGTGTCGCTCGCGCCGGGTGAATTCACCGGGCCGGTCACCTATCACGATTCGTGCTCGGGCCTGCGCGAGCTCGGCGTGAAGGCGCAGCCGCGCGCGCTGCTCGCGCAGCGCGGCATCGCGGTTACCGAGATGAAGGACTGCGAGCACTGCTGCGGCTTCGGCGGCACGTTTGCGGTCAAGTACGGCGACATTTCGGCGGCCATCGCTGACGAGAAATGTGCGAACGTGCGCGCGGCCGGTACCGGCGCCGTCGTGCTTGGCGATCTCGGCTGCATGCTGAACATCGAAGGGCGGTTGCGCCGCACCGGCGACCGCGACACGCGCGTGCTGCACGTCGCGCAGGTGCTGGCGGGCGACGTCTGA
- the pbpG gene encoding D-alanyl-D-alanine endopeptidase, with translation MKAESFSPRRLLQSMTLGTAVSIAVALLATTATVAPADAFAATAKTQQAAKKKAVAPASSAKKKSAKASSDKSAKVAAADAPRAKASRKRVTLASNVHGGHHGAVRKVAFQPRRPTVGQAFGLHDTPDALALRSSVAYVVDQNSGEPLFDKNSHAVVPIASISKLMTAMVVLDSKTPMTDQIEVTDEDRDYEKGTGSRLSVGSVLSREDMLHIALMASENRAAAALSRYYAGGRPAFIAAMNAKAKSLGMTDTHFENSTGLSSSNVSSARDLVKMVNAAYQYPMIRQFSTDRTYEVYTGKRNLVYNSTNALIRGNGSWDIGLQKTGFINEAGECLVMQATIHGKPMVMVLLDSFGKYSRFADAARLRNWLDAGGGERLTAANTPAGGT, from the coding sequence ATGAAAGCCGAATCGTTTTCACCGCGCAGATTGTTGCAGAGCATGACGCTCGGCACGGCTGTGTCGATCGCAGTCGCCTTGCTGGCGACCACCGCGACCGTCGCGCCCGCTGACGCCTTTGCCGCCACTGCGAAGACCCAACAAGCCGCCAAGAAAAAGGCTGTCGCTCCTGCTTCGTCCGCGAAGAAGAAGTCGGCCAAGGCCAGCTCCGACAAATCCGCGAAAGTCGCGGCCGCCGACGCGCCGCGCGCGAAGGCATCGCGCAAGCGCGTGACGCTCGCGTCGAACGTGCATGGCGGCCATCACGGCGCAGTGCGCAAGGTCGCGTTCCAGCCGCGCCGGCCGACCGTCGGCCAGGCGTTCGGCCTGCACGACACGCCCGACGCGCTCGCGCTGCGTTCGAGCGTCGCGTATGTCGTCGACCAGAATTCGGGCGAGCCGCTGTTCGACAAGAATTCGCACGCCGTCGTGCCGATCGCGTCGATCTCGAAGCTGATGACGGCGATGGTCGTGCTCGACTCGAAGACGCCGATGACCGACCAGATCGAAGTCACCGACGAAGACCGCGACTACGAGAAGGGCACGGGCTCGCGCCTGTCGGTCGGCTCGGTGCTGTCGCGTGAAGACATGCTGCACATCGCGCTGATGGCGTCGGAAAACCGCGCGGCCGCTGCGCTGTCGCGTTACTACGCGGGTGGTCGTCCGGCGTTCATCGCCGCGATGAACGCGAAGGCGAAGTCGCTCGGCATGACCGATACGCACTTCGAGAATTCGACGGGTCTGTCGAGCTCGAACGTGTCGAGCGCGCGCGACCTCGTGAAGATGGTCAATGCGGCGTACCAGTACCCGATGATTCGTCAGTTCTCGACCGATCGCACCTACGAGGTGTACACGGGCAAGCGCAACCTGGTCTACAACAGCACGAACGCGCTGATCCGCGGCAATGGCTCGTGGGACATCGGTCTGCAGAAGACGGGCTTCATCAACGAAGCCGGCGAATGTCTCGTGATGCAGGCGACGATCCACGGCAAGCCGATGGTGATGGTGCTGCTGGATTCGTTCGGCAAGTATTCGCGCTTCGCCGATGCGGCGCGCCTGCGCAACTGGCTCGATGCCGGCGGCGGCGAGCGCCTGACGGCGGCCAACACGCCGGCCGGCGGGACCTGA
- a CDS encoding lactate utilization protein B produces MQVQSMHFKARAGQKLADQRLQQNLKKLSTKFVSARADAMTAIDFPATRAALKARRNRALENLDVWLEAFEREATRRGTTVLFAETTADAARLVADIARRHDVKKVIKTKSMVSEEMRLNAVLAEMGVQSIETDLGEYILQINDNEPPSHIIAPVVHKDKDEIADLFARTHHRERLTEIPDMTREAREVLRPHFMSADMGVTGGNFVIAETGSVAIVTNEGNEGMCTVMPRVHVAVTGIEKVLPTLEDLATAMRLLPRSATGQKTSNYFSLLTGPRGPGDEDGPEHNYVVLVDGGRTGLIGGEFQEMLRCIRCGACMNHCPVYQKVGGHAYGWVYPGPMGSVLTPSYVGLDRSLDLPQAATLCGECDSVCPAGIPLSHLLRTLREKQVERHLRPWRERAALAAWGFFARRPMLYALTTKLAVRILERLGGNGGTLRRLPMMGGWMDTRDMPTPTGRTFRELYAASQSHLG; encoded by the coding sequence ATGCAAGTCCAATCGATGCATTTCAAAGCGCGCGCCGGCCAGAAGCTGGCCGACCAGCGCCTGCAGCAGAACCTGAAGAAGCTGTCGACGAAATTCGTGTCCGCGCGCGCCGACGCGATGACCGCGATCGACTTCCCGGCCACGCGCGCCGCACTGAAGGCCCGCCGCAACCGCGCGCTGGAGAACCTTGACGTGTGGCTCGAGGCGTTCGAGCGCGAGGCGACGCGGCGCGGCACGACGGTGCTGTTCGCCGAAACGACCGCGGATGCCGCACGGCTCGTGGCCGACATCGCGCGCCGTCACGACGTGAAGAAGGTCATCAAGACCAAGTCGATGGTGTCGGAGGAAATGCGCCTGAACGCGGTGCTCGCGGAGATGGGCGTGCAGTCGATCGAGACGGATCTCGGCGAATACATCCTGCAGATCAACGACAACGAGCCGCCGAGCCACATCATTGCGCCCGTCGTGCACAAGGACAAGGACGAGATCGCCGACCTGTTCGCGCGCACGCACCATCGCGAGCGGCTCACCGAGATTCCGGACATGACGCGCGAGGCGCGCGAGGTGCTGCGCCCGCATTTCATGTCGGCCGACATGGGCGTGACGGGCGGCAACTTCGTGATTGCCGAGACCGGTTCGGTCGCGATCGTGACGAATGAAGGGAACGAGGGGATGTGCACCGTGATGCCGCGCGTGCATGTGGCGGTGACGGGCATCGAGAAGGTGCTGCCGACGCTCGAGGATCTCGCGACCGCGATGCGCCTGCTGCCGCGCTCCGCGACGGGGCAGAAGACGTCGAACTACTTCTCGCTGCTGACCGGGCCGCGGGGCCCGGGCGACGAGGATGGCCCCGAACACAACTATGTCGTGCTCGTCGACGGCGGCCGCACCGGGCTGATCGGCGGCGAATTCCAGGAGATGCTGCGCTGCATCCGCTGCGGCGCATGCATGAACCATTGTCCGGTGTACCAGAAGGTCGGCGGCCACGCGTACGGCTGGGTCTATCCGGGGCCGATGGGGTCCGTGCTGACGCCGAGCTACGTCGGGCTCGACCGCTCTCTCGACCTGCCGCAGGCCGCAACCCTATGCGGAGAATGCGACAGCGTGTGCCCGGCCGGGATTCCGCTGTCGCACCTGTTGCGCACGCTGCGCGAGAAGCAGGTCGAGCGGCACCTGCGGCCGTGGCGCGAGCGGGCGGCACTCGCCGCCTGGGGCTTCTTCGCACGCCGGCCGATGCTGTACGCGCTGACGACCAAGCTCGCGGTGCGCATCCTCGAGCGGCTGGGCGGCAACGGCGGCACGCTGCGGCGCCTGCCGATGATGGGCGGCTGGATGGATACGCGCGACATGCCGACGCCGACCGGGCGCACGTTCCGCGAGCTGTACGCGGCCTCGCAAAGTCACCTCGGCTGA